In a single window of the Cupriavidus basilensis genome:
- a CDS encoding NAD(P)-dependent oxidoreductase gives MQIGFIGIGKMGLPMGRHLAAAGHAVEGFDLSPAVLEAARQAGLKTAGSLAQATAGKDVVFSSLPHDAAFEAVGAQVAELAAPGTLYVDTSTVSPQASARVAALLAQRNIPYLRVTVSGNNKMAEAAQLTSLVSGPAAAYAVAKPLLAALGPAQFYLGEAEQARLMKLVVNLMIGLTSGMLAEALALGAKGGLKWQDMWSVITASAVAAPIVKAKSAQLVENDYTPTFTVDQMLKDVGLILDAGADLRVPLSLTALLGQMLQGAAAQGMAGDDYAAVIKSARLAAGLPSVNG, from the coding sequence ATGCAAATCGGCTTTATCGGAATCGGCAAGATGGGCTTGCCCATGGGGCGTCACCTGGCCGCCGCCGGGCACGCTGTCGAAGGCTTCGACCTGTCGCCCGCCGTGCTGGAAGCCGCGCGCCAGGCCGGGCTGAAGACGGCCGGCTCGCTCGCGCAGGCAACCGCCGGCAAGGACGTTGTGTTCAGCTCGCTGCCGCACGACGCGGCCTTCGAAGCCGTGGGCGCGCAAGTGGCTGAGCTGGCCGCGCCGGGCACGCTGTATGTCGATACCAGCACGGTGTCGCCGCAAGCGTCCGCCCGCGTGGCCGCTTTGCTGGCGCAGCGCAACATCCCGTACCTGCGCGTGACGGTATCCGGCAACAACAAGATGGCCGAGGCGGCGCAGCTGACCTCGCTGGTGTCCGGTCCGGCGGCCGCCTATGCGGTGGCCAAGCCGCTGCTGGCCGCGCTCGGGCCGGCCCAGTTCTACCTGGGCGAAGCCGAGCAAGCGCGGCTGATGAAGCTGGTGGTGAACCTGATGATCGGCCTGACTTCCGGCATGCTGGCCGAAGCGCTGGCACTCGGCGCCAAGGGGGGCCTCAAATGGCAGGACATGTGGTCTGTCATCACCGCCAGCGCGGTGGCCGCGCCCATCGTCAAGGCCAAGTCCGCGCAGCTGGTCGAGAACGACTACACCCCCACCTTCACCGTGGACCAGATGCTCAAGGACGTGGGACTGATCCTGGATGCGGGCGCCGACCTGCGCGTGCCGCTGTCGCTCACGGCGCTGCTGGGCCAGATGCTGCAGGGCGCCGCCGCGCAGGGCATGGCCGGTGATGACTACGCCGCGGTGATCAAGTCCGCGCGGCTCGCCGCCGGGCTGCCCAGCGTCAATGGCTAG
- a CDS encoding ketopantoate reductase family protein: MNTIAILGAGAMGSLFGARLAQAGHVVTLIDINDAHLDAIRRFGLRLQTDEADRRVHGMRAVRPEQADAIPDLLIVFTKSMHTRAAMTGVRHLLGPDTIVLTLQNGLGSVEAISGFVPAQRLLIGVTTWPADLAGPGQVHSHGEGGIRMMSADGVDRPAVAETVAALERAGLHCRADADVWAAIWEKVAFNAALNPLCAVTGSTVDQLGNIPDGTALALSVVAEVLAVARSQGVAVDADKVGANVLHAIGHHIGHKPSMLQDILAARRTEIDAINGAVVAAARRHGVPVPCTESLLQLVRLIEARAANGGQGASPLR, translated from the coding sequence ATGAACACAATCGCAATTCTCGGGGCCGGGGCCATGGGCTCACTGTTTGGCGCACGCCTTGCCCAAGCGGGCCATGTCGTCACCCTGATCGATATCAACGACGCGCATCTCGACGCGATCCGCCGCTTCGGCCTGCGCCTGCAGACCGATGAGGCGGACCGGCGGGTCCACGGCATGCGGGCGGTGCGCCCGGAACAGGCGGATGCCATCCCCGATCTGCTGATCGTCTTCACCAAGTCCATGCACACGCGCGCCGCGATGACGGGCGTGCGCCACCTGCTGGGGCCGGACACGATTGTGCTGACATTGCAGAACGGCCTGGGCAGCGTCGAGGCGATCTCCGGATTCGTGCCGGCGCAGCGGCTCCTGATCGGGGTCACCACATGGCCGGCCGACCTGGCTGGCCCCGGGCAAGTGCATTCGCACGGCGAGGGCGGGATCCGGATGATGAGCGCCGATGGCGTGGACCGGCCCGCCGTGGCAGAGACGGTAGCGGCGCTGGAGCGCGCCGGGCTGCACTGCCGCGCCGATGCGGATGTGTGGGCAGCGATCTGGGAGAAGGTGGCATTCAACGCCGCGCTGAATCCCCTGTGCGCGGTCACTGGCAGCACCGTGGACCAGCTGGGCAATATCCCGGATGGCACGGCGCTCGCCTTGTCCGTGGTGGCAGAGGTGCTGGCCGTGGCCAGGAGCCAGGGCGTGGCTGTCGATGCGGACAAGGTCGGCGCCAACGTGCTGCACGCGATTGGTCACCACATCGGCCACAAGCCTTCCATGCTGCAGGACATCCTTGCCGCCCGGCGCACCGAGATCGATGCGATCAACGGCGCCGTGGTGGCCGCGGCGCGGCGCCACGGGGTGCCGGTGCCGTGCACCGAGAGCCTGCTGCAACTCGTCCGGCTGATCGAAGCCCGCGCGGCAAACGGCGGGCAGGGCGCCAGCCCGCTGCGCTAG
- a CDS encoding alpha/beta fold hydrolase, translating into MPMTRINLKTPVASAQPEAQAAALLQQSERIVTDADGCRIVWRRFGEGQPVVLLHGGHGSWLHWVRNIEALAAHRTVWAPDMPGFGESDDIASDLAVMTGALVRGIRQLPGCGKALSLAGFSFGGLVAANVAASLGTVRRLALMGSGGHGGIRRQQRALVDWRKAGDAEALALSMRYNLEAFMLADPAKIDAMAMYAHTESCRLTRFRSKTISRSGDLRGALDRFGGEVLLAWGEHDVTADPVPAIAAMTRDNPRREGRVVAGAGHWVQYEAHGPVNALLDGWLPK; encoded by the coding sequence ATGCCAATGACCCGGATCAACCTCAAAACGCCTGTCGCTTCAGCCCAACCCGAAGCGCAGGCGGCCGCCCTGTTGCAACAATCCGAACGGATCGTCACCGATGCCGATGGCTGCCGCATCGTCTGGCGCCGCTTTGGCGAGGGGCAACCCGTGGTGCTGCTGCATGGCGGGCATGGAAGCTGGTTGCACTGGGTGCGCAATATCGAGGCGCTGGCCGCGCACCGCACGGTGTGGGCACCGGACATGCCGGGGTTTGGCGAGTCGGACGATATCGCCAGCGATCTTGCGGTGATGACCGGCGCGCTTGTCAGGGGCATCAGGCAGTTGCCCGGCTGCGGCAAGGCGCTCAGTCTGGCCGGCTTCTCCTTCGGCGGGCTGGTGGCGGCCAACGTGGCCGCATCGCTTGGCACCGTGCGCCGGCTGGCACTGATGGGCTCAGGCGGCCATGGTGGCATCCGCCGCCAGCAGCGCGCGCTGGTGGACTGGCGCAAGGCCGGGGATGCCGAGGCCCTGGCGCTGTCCATGCGCTACAACCTGGAGGCGTTCATGCTGGCCGACCCGGCCAAGATCGATGCCATGGCCATGTACGCGCACACCGAGTCGTGCCGCCTCACGCGCTTTCGCAGCAAGACCATCTCCCGCTCCGGCGACCTGCGCGGCGCGCTGGACCGCTTCGGCGGCGAGGTGCTGCTGGCCTGGGGCGAGCACGACGTCACGGCGGATCCTGTCCCGGCCATCGCGGCAATGACCCGGGACAACCCGCGCCGCGAAGGCCGCGTCGTTGCCGGCGCGGGCCACTGGGTCCAGTACGAGGCCCACGGGCCAGTCAACGCACTGCTGGACGGCTGGTTGCCGAAGTAG
- a CDS encoding alpha/beta hydrolase, whose protein sequence is MKLRTATLAVSAVLFVVLVALAAALAAGGPTRPKPMLSISDPFKDVDFSALAAPAQYAARDGAQLTYRRYPPAAGLPSRGSVVLVHGSSANSQSMHPLAQRFAQAGFTAYALDMRGHGASGPRGDIAYIGQLDDDLEDFVSTVQPAGPKTLVGFSSGGGFALRVAGGARQALFDNYLFMAPYTNRRAPTFRPDAGGWVSVGVPRVIALTLLNRFGITAFNHLPVLAFAINDAPRAELTPTYSYALATSFQPDEDYQRDIREIHKPAAVLAGQDDEVFVAARFAQVFADAGRPDIPVTLVPGTGHIMLTVSPAARAAAVQAVERLDGFAGK, encoded by the coding sequence GTGAAACTCCGAACCGCCACGCTCGCCGTCTCCGCCGTACTTTTCGTGGTGCTCGTGGCCCTTGCCGCGGCACTGGCCGCAGGTGGCCCGACCCGGCCAAAGCCGATGCTAAGCATCAGCGATCCGTTCAAGGACGTGGATTTCTCCGCGCTGGCGGCGCCCGCCCAATACGCGGCACGCGATGGCGCGCAACTCACCTACCGCCGCTATCCCCCCGCCGCCGGCCTGCCCAGCCGGGGCAGCGTGGTATTGGTGCATGGCTCCTCGGCCAACAGCCAGAGCATGCATCCGCTTGCGCAGCGCTTCGCGCAGGCCGGCTTCACGGCCTACGCCCTGGATATGCGCGGCCACGGGGCCTCTGGCCCGCGTGGCGACATTGCCTACATCGGGCAGCTCGATGACGACCTGGAAGACTTTGTGAGCACCGTCCAGCCCGCCGGCCCGAAGACGCTGGTGGGATTCTCATCGGGCGGCGGCTTTGCGCTGCGCGTGGCCGGCGGCGCGCGCCAGGCCCTGTTCGACAACTACCTGTTCATGGCGCCCTATACGAACCGCCGCGCGCCCACGTTCCGCCCCGACGCCGGCGGCTGGGTCTCGGTCGGCGTGCCGCGCGTGATCGCGCTCACGCTGCTGAACCGGTTCGGCATCACCGCCTTCAACCACTTGCCCGTACTGGCCTTTGCCATCAACGACGCACCGCGCGCCGAACTGACGCCGACCTATTCCTATGCGCTGGCGACGAGTTTCCAGCCCGATGAGGACTACCAGCGCGACATTCGCGAGATCCACAAGCCGGCGGCGGTACTGGCCGGGCAGGACGATGAAGTGTTTGTCGCCGCCAGGTTTGCACAGGTGTTCGCCGACGCGGGCCGCCCGGATATTCCGGTCACGCTGGTGCCCGGCACCGGCCACATCATGCTCACGGTGTCACCGGCCGCCCGCGCGGCAGCGGTGCAGGCCGTGGAGAGGCTGGATGGCTTTGCCGGGAAATGA
- a CDS encoding maleylacetate reductase, with amino-acid sequence MPTSFLYVAQPTRVLFGAGTLSQVGQELERLGARRALVLCTPNQAEDATRLSDALGPLSAGIYPGAVMHVPVESARAAIAHAQEVGADCMIALGGGSTTGLGKAIALTSGLPILAIPTTYAGSEMTPIYGLTDAGLKKTGRDPRVLPRTVIYDPVLTVGLPVALSVTSGLNAIAHAAEGLYAEDANPVTSLMAEEGIRALASGIPRVFAAPTDLDARADCLYGAWLCGTVLGSVGMALHHKLCHTLGGSFNLPHAETHTAVLPHAMAYNALAAPDAMARIRRAMGGEGISAAAALYDLAARHGAATALRDIGMKAEDLDRAADIALANPYWNPRPIERAPIRALLQAAFEGVRPD; translated from the coding sequence ATGCCAACGTCATTTTTATACGTGGCCCAGCCCACGCGCGTGCTGTTTGGCGCGGGCACCCTGAGCCAGGTGGGGCAGGAACTGGAGCGGCTGGGCGCCAGGCGGGCGCTGGTGCTATGCACGCCCAACCAGGCCGAAGACGCAACGCGGTTGTCCGACGCGCTCGGGCCGTTGTCCGCCGGCATCTATCCTGGCGCCGTGATGCACGTGCCGGTGGAATCCGCCCGCGCGGCGATTGCGCACGCGCAGGAAGTGGGCGCGGATTGCATGATCGCCCTTGGCGGCGGGTCGACCACCGGGCTGGGCAAAGCCATCGCGCTGACCTCCGGCCTGCCGATCCTGGCGATTCCCACCACCTACGCCGGGTCCGAGATGACGCCGATCTACGGCCTCACCGACGCCGGCCTGAAGAAAACCGGGCGCGACCCGCGCGTGCTGCCGCGCACCGTGATCTACGATCCCGTGCTGACCGTGGGCCTGCCGGTGGCATTGAGCGTGACCAGCGGCCTGAACGCCATTGCGCACGCCGCCGAGGGGCTGTACGCCGAGGATGCCAACCCGGTGACGTCGCTGATGGCCGAGGAGGGCATCCGGGCGCTGGCCAGCGGCATTCCCCGCGTGTTCGCCGCGCCCACCGACCTGGATGCCCGCGCCGATTGCCTCTACGGCGCATGGCTGTGCGGCACGGTGCTGGGCAGTGTCGGCATGGCGCTGCACCACAAGCTGTGCCATACGCTGGGCGGCAGTTTCAACCTGCCCCATGCCGAGACGCACACGGCGGTGCTGCCGCACGCCATGGCCTATAACGCCTTGGCCGCGCCGGATGCCATGGCGCGGATCCGCCGGGCCATGGGCGGCGAGGGCATCTCCGCCGCCGCCGCGCTTTACGACCTGGCCGCCCGCCACGGCGCGGCCACGGCGCTGCGCGATATCGGCATGAAGGCCGAGGACCTGGACCGCGCCGCGGATATCGCCTTGGCCAACCCGTACTGGAATCCGCGCCCGATCGAGCGCGCGCCGATTCGCGCATTGCTGCAGGCCGCCTTTGAAGGCGTGCGCCCGGACTGA
- a CDS encoding DUF934 domain-containing protein, with translation MPPLNNVIRNGQLEADIWRAFVPDENAPASASATHALPPDENGWLVTLATWRAARDALRLRRHPVAVYLGPDADPEDLLEAGAATIDATGIAHLAIDFPVYTDGRGYSLAQLLRTQYGWGGELRAVGDVMIDTVHYMARCGFDAFAVKPSHDPQAALAALGTFTVHYQKTYPAAAAPATSATSRPAVR, from the coding sequence ATGCCACCGCTGAACAATGTGATTCGCAACGGCCAGCTGGAAGCGGACATCTGGCGCGCCTTCGTGCCGGACGAGAACGCGCCGGCATCAGCATCGGCAACGCACGCGCTGCCGCCGGACGAAAACGGCTGGCTGGTCACCCTTGCCACATGGCGGGCAGCACGCGATGCGCTGCGCCTGCGCCGCCACCCGGTGGCCGTGTACCTGGGCCCGGATGCGGACCCAGAAGACCTGCTTGAGGCGGGCGCCGCCACCATCGACGCCACCGGCATCGCGCACCTGGCGATCGACTTCCCGGTCTATACGGACGGGCGCGGCTATTCGCTGGCGCAGCTGCTGCGCACGCAATATGGCTGGGGCGGCGAGCTGCGCGCGGTGGGCGACGTGATGATCGATACCGTGCACTACATGGCGCGCTGCGGCTTTGATGCCTTCGCCGTCAAGCCGAGCCACGACCCGCAGGCCGCGCTGGCGGCGCTAGGGACGTTCACGGTGCATTACCAGAAAACGTACCCGGCGGCGGCCGCGCCGGCTACTTCGGCAACCAGCCGTCCAGCAGTGCGTTGA
- a CDS encoding nitrite/sulfite reductase — MYVYDTVDQQLVDQRVAQFSGQTERFLNGQLTEDEFRVLRLQNGLYIQRHAPMLRVAIPYGMLVSRQLRKLAEIARRFDRGYGHFSTRQNMQFNWPRLEDAPAILAELATVQMHAIQTSGNCIRNTTTDHFAGLAPDEIVNPLVWCEIIRQWSMLHPEFAFLPRKFKIAVSGATTDRAAVGVHDIGLQAVERDGELGFRVWVGGGMGRTPMVGKLINAFVHWSDLLTYLQATLRVYNLHGRRDNKYKARIKILVKDLTPGVFAQQVDEQWQRIRGGPDTVSADFVAGVAGRFTMPDHDPAAAHEAGPDPELAAAHPRFARWLRSNVHAHRVPGYAAVTVSLKATGMPPGDITADQMDAVADLAERFGFGELRVSHEQNLILADVRRSALFALWQALDALNLATANIGLLTNIIACPGGDFCSLANAVSIPLAEAIQRRFDDLDYLFEIGELDLNISGCINSCGHHHVGHIGILGVDKAGEAWYQVTIGGRQNGAAGHALLDQHKGGGAAIGRIIGPSFARDEIPDVVALLIDTYLSLRDSEAERFIDVVERVGLEPFKQAVYQDPRIVARRQQTEQARA, encoded by the coding sequence ATGTATGTGTATGACACCGTCGACCAGCAACTGGTCGACCAGCGCGTTGCGCAGTTCAGCGGCCAGACCGAACGGTTTCTCAACGGCCAGCTCACCGAGGACGAGTTCCGCGTGCTGCGGCTGCAGAACGGCCTCTACATCCAGCGGCATGCGCCCATGCTGCGCGTGGCGATCCCCTACGGCATGCTGGTGTCGCGGCAACTGCGCAAGCTGGCCGAGATAGCGCGCCGCTTTGACCGCGGCTACGGGCACTTCAGCACGCGGCAGAACATGCAGTTCAACTGGCCCCGCCTGGAGGACGCGCCCGCTATCCTGGCGGAGCTGGCGACCGTGCAGATGCACGCCATCCAGACCAGCGGCAATTGCATCCGCAACACCACCACCGACCACTTCGCCGGGCTGGCGCCGGATGAGATCGTGAACCCCCTGGTGTGGTGCGAGATCATCCGCCAGTGGTCGATGCTGCATCCCGAGTTTGCCTTCCTGCCGCGCAAGTTCAAGATCGCGGTGAGCGGCGCCACCACGGACCGCGCAGCGGTGGGCGTGCACGATATCGGCCTGCAGGCGGTGGAGCGCGATGGCGAGCTTGGCTTTCGCGTGTGGGTGGGTGGCGGCATGGGCCGCACGCCCATGGTCGGCAAGCTGATCAACGCCTTCGTGCACTGGTCCGACCTGCTCACCTACCTGCAGGCCACGCTGCGCGTCTACAACCTGCACGGGCGGCGCGACAACAAGTACAAGGCGCGCATCAAGATCCTGGTCAAGGACCTGACGCCGGGCGTGTTCGCGCAACAGGTAGACGAGCAGTGGCAGCGGATCCGCGGCGGCCCGGACACGGTCAGCGCGGACTTCGTGGCCGGCGTGGCGGGCCGCTTCACCATGCCGGACCATGATCCCGCGGCGGCGCACGAGGCCGGCCCGGATCCCGAACTGGCGGCGGCGCATCCGCGCTTTGCCCGCTGGCTGCGCAGCAATGTGCATGCGCATCGCGTGCCCGGCTACGCCGCCGTGACCGTCTCGCTGAAGGCCACCGGCATGCCGCCCGGCGACATCACCGCCGACCAGATGGATGCGGTGGCGGACCTGGCGGAGCGCTTCGGCTTTGGCGAGCTGCGGGTCTCGCACGAGCAGAACCTGATCCTGGCCGACGTGCGCCGGAGCGCGCTATTTGCGCTCTGGCAGGCGCTGGACGCGCTGAACCTGGCCACCGCCAACATCGGCCTGCTCACCAATATCATTGCCTGCCCGGGCGGAGATTTCTGCTCGCTGGCCAATGCGGTGTCGATTCCGCTGGCGGAGGCCATCCAGCGCCGCTTCGACGACCTGGACTACCTGTTCGAGATCGGCGAGCTGGACCTGAACATCTCCGGCTGCATCAACTCCTGCGGGCACCACCACGTGGGCCACATCGGCATCCTCGGCGTGGACAAGGCTGGCGAGGCGTGGTACCAGGTGACCATCGGCGGGCGCCAGAACGGCGCGGCCGGCCATGCGCTGCTGGATCAGCACAAGGGCGGCGGCGCGGCGATCGGCCGCATCATCGGCCCGTCGTTCGCGCGCGATGAAATCCCGGATGTGGTGGCGCTGCTGATCGATACCTACCTGTCCCTGCGCGACAGCGAGGCGGAGCGGTTTATCGACGTGGTGGAGCGGGTTGGCCTGGAACCCTTCAAGCAGGCGGTCTACCAGGACCCGAGGATCGTCGCGCGGCGGCAGCAAACGGAGCAAGCCCGTGCCTGA
- a CDS encoding type II toxin-antitoxin system VapC family toxin, with product MVNALFDTNILIDHLNGIEEAMIEMRRYASRAISVITWMEVMVGATAEEEQTLRAWLNGFRLIAVDDAVSSRAVQIRKTARIKLPDAIIWASAQAHSMLLVTRNTKVFSASEPGV from the coding sequence GTGGTGAACGCGCTCTTTGACACCAACATCCTGATCGACCACTTGAATGGAATCGAAGAGGCCATGATCGAGATGCGCCGCTACGCGTCAAGGGCGATCAGTGTCATCACCTGGATGGAGGTGATGGTGGGCGCAACAGCTGAAGAAGAGCAGACATTGCGCGCGTGGCTCAATGGGTTCCGGCTGATTGCAGTCGATGATGCGGTTTCCTCTCGCGCGGTCCAGATCCGGAAAACCGCACGCATCAAGCTGCCTGACGCGATTATCTGGGCGTCAGCGCAAGCGCATTCCATGCTGCTGGTCACACGCAATACCAAAGTCTTCTCAGCCAGCGAGCCTGGCGTGTGA
- a CDS encoding MFS transporter, with protein sequence MSANLRQAGTPVDVGSVLDDGPYTTMQKIVVMLAALSIVMDGFDGQLIGFAIPVLIKEWGITRSAFAPAVAAGLVGMGIGSACAGLLADRFGRRWAVIGSVFLFGAATCAIGFAPDTTMIAVLRLIAGLGIGGALPSSTTMTAEFTPARSRTLAVTATIVCVPLGGMLAGLFASVVLPAYGWRGLFFIGGALPLGLGVLLMLVLPESPRFLVRRAHRWDELRRLLGRMSRPLPADAVFTDLAERGAESRKGFGALFAPGQARDTLAIWCAFFMCLLAVYSAFSWLPTMLASEGLNVAVAGSGLTAYNLGGVIGALCCAVAIARFGSRWPLAICCAGGAASALLLQGVDVRHSTGLLIVGLGVHGMFVNAVQSTMYALCAFVYPTAVRATGTASALAFGRLGAILSAFAGAAVITAGGASSYLGMLGAAMAAVLVALLAVKGHIPKLARAPASGDAVLARS encoded by the coding sequence ATGAGCGCGAACCTGCGGCAAGCCGGCACGCCCGTCGACGTGGGCAGCGTGCTTGATGACGGCCCCTACACAACCATGCAGAAGATCGTCGTGATGCTGGCGGCGCTGTCCATCGTGATGGACGGCTTCGATGGCCAGTTGATCGGCTTCGCGATCCCCGTGCTGATCAAGGAGTGGGGCATCACCCGCAGCGCCTTCGCGCCCGCGGTGGCGGCCGGGCTGGTGGGCATGGGCATTGGCAGCGCGTGCGCGGGCCTGCTGGCGGACCGCTTCGGGCGCCGGTGGGCCGTGATCGGCAGCGTCTTCCTGTTCGGCGCGGCCACCTGCGCCATCGGCTTCGCCCCGGACACGACGATGATCGCCGTGCTGCGCCTGATCGCCGGGCTTGGCATCGGCGGCGCTTTGCCAAGCTCCACCACCATGACGGCCGAGTTCACCCCGGCACGCAGCCGCACGCTGGCGGTGACGGCCACCATCGTCTGCGTGCCGCTGGGCGGCATGCTGGCCGGCCTGTTTGCCAGCGTGGTCCTGCCGGCCTACGGCTGGCGCGGCTTGTTCTTTATCGGCGGCGCCCTGCCGCTGGGCCTGGGCGTGCTGCTGATGCTGGTCCTGCCCGAGTCGCCGCGCTTCCTGGTGCGCCGAGCGCACCGGTGGGACGAACTGCGCCGGCTGCTCGGCCGCATGTCCAGGCCGCTGCCGGCGGACGCCGTCTTCACCGACCTGGCCGAGCGCGGCGCGGAAAGCCGCAAGGGCTTCGGCGCGCTGTTCGCGCCCGGGCAGGCGCGCGACACGCTGGCGATCTGGTGCGCCTTCTTCATGTGCCTGCTGGCCGTCTACAGCGCCTTTAGCTGGCTGCCGACCATGCTGGCATCGGAGGGGCTGAACGTGGCGGTCGCGGGTTCCGGCCTGACCGCCTACAACCTCGGCGGCGTCATCGGCGCGCTGTGCTGCGCGGTGGCCATCGCGCGCTTCGGCTCGCGCTGGCCGCTGGCGATCTGTTGCGCCGGCGGGGCGGCCAGCGCGCTGTTGCTGCAAGGCGTGGATGTTCGCCACAGTACGGGGTTGCTGATCGTTGGCCTGGGCGTGCACGGCATGTTCGTCAACGCGGTGCAGTCGACCATGTACGCGCTGTGTGCCTTCGTGTACCCCACGGCAGTGCGGGCCACCGGCACGGCCTCGGCGCTGGCCTTTGGCCGCCTCGGGGCCATCCTCAGCGCTTTCGCGGGCGCGGCGGTGATCACCGCGGGCGGCGCGTCGTCCTACCTCGGCATGCTCGGCGCGGCGATGGCCGCCGTGCTGGTGGCGCTGCTTGCGGTCAAGGGGCATATCCCGAAGCTGGCGCGTGCGCCGGCCAGCGGTGACGCGGTCCTGGCACGCAGCTGA